From Lolium perenne isolate Kyuss_39 chromosome 5, Kyuss_2.0, whole genome shotgun sequence, a single genomic window includes:
- the LOC127302128 gene encoding phenylacetaldehyde reductase yields the protein MTPPRVCVTGGGGYIASWLVKLLLSRGYAVHATVRDPCDPKNAHLTQLDGAAEGLRLFKADVLDRAALAAAVKGCEGVFHVASPVPADKIVDPQSEVMEPAVKGTLNILEVCSSMKVQKVVVVSSTSAVHFNPNWPQGKPKDESCWSDKKVCIENELWYCVAKTVAEETALEYAEKNGLNVVTVCPCIVFGPQLQPVVNTSSELLVYVIKGGPNAMNDRLWHIVDVRDVADALLLVYEKPESSGRYISAPNYINTKAILELLKKTYPNYNYVKCKDNADQNSPITPISSEKLKNQGWKPRALEETLLDSVEYYRKTGILQDVEGEGQACRLPDLFQFFHAAEE from the exons ATGACGCCGCCGCGGGTGTGCGTGACCGGGGGCGGCGGATACATCGCATCGTGGCTCGTCAAGCTGCTCCTCTCCCGGGGCTACGCCGTCCACGCAACCGTCCGCGATCCAT GCGATCCCAAGAACGCGCACCTGACGCAGCTGGACGGGGCGGCGGAGGGCCTGCGCCTGTTCAAGGCCGACGTGCTCGACCGCGCCGCGCTGGCCGCCGCCGTCAAGGGCTGCGAGGGCGTCTTCCATGTCGCGTCACCTGTGCCCGCCGATAAGATCGTCGATCCTCAG TCAGAAGTAATGGAGCCTGCCGTGAAGGGCACCTTGAATATTCTTGAAGTTTGTTCCTCAATGAAGGTTCAGAAAGTTGTGGTGGTGTCATCCACTTCTGCTGTTCACTTTAACCCGAACTGGCCTCAGGGTAAACCCAAAGATGAGAGTTGCTGGTCAGACAAAAAAGTGTGCATCGAAAATGAG CTTTGGTATTGTGTTGCTAAAACTGTTGCTGAAGAGACAGCCTTGGAATATGCTGAGAAGAATGGGCTTAATGTTGTTACAGTATGTCCTTGTATTGTTTTTGGCCCACAACTGCAACCTGTTGTCAATACCAGTAGCGAACTCCTCGTCTATGTGATAAAAG GAGGTCCCAATGCAATGAATGACAGGCTGTGGCATATAGTCGATGTGCGTGATGTGGCCGATGCTTTGCTTCTGGTGTATGAGAAACCAGAATCATCCGGGAGATATATCTCCGCACCAAATTACATCAACACAAAGGCTATCTTGGAGTTGCTAAAGAAGACGTACCCTAACTACAATTACGTGAAGTG CAAGGATAATGCGGATCAGAACTCTCCTATCACACCAATTTCGTCAGAGAAACTGAAGAATCAGGGCTGGAAGCCAAGGGCATTGGAGGAGACGCTTCTGGATAGCGTCGAATACTACCGGAAGACAGGAATTCTGCAGGATGTCGAGGGCGAGGGACAAGCTTGCCGCCTTCCTGATCTGTTTCAGTTTTTTCATGCTGCTGAGGAATGA
- the LOC127302129 gene encoding cinnamoyl-CoA reductase 1 yields MESLPPRPRVCVTGGGGFIGSWLVKLLLSRGYAVHATVRDPGDPKNAFLMQLDGAPANLRLIKADMLDYDTVAAAFAGCQGVFHVATPVPEHKIVDPQKEMMEPTVKGTMNVLKASSAMKVHKLIMVSSLAACCFNPDWPQDKIKDESCWSDKEFCKESEDWYSLAKTEAEEMALKFGEKNGLHVTTLLPSLVCGPLLQHVAVNTTSKVLLYIIKGGPDMINNKFYPMVDVRDVAEAMLLLYNKAGTSERYLCSLDQMDLKDLLGIMKTMFPNYSYANKMVDVDFNVTFTSDKLKNLGWKPRKLEEMLTESVKSYDKAGLLRVSDGEPCRLPVFFRAPPV; encoded by the exons ATGGAGTCGCTGCCGCCGCGCCCGCGCGTGTGCGTCACCGGAGGCGGCGGGTTCATAGGGTCGTGGCTCGTCAAGCTGCTCCTCTCCCGGGGCTACGCTGTCCACGCCACCGTCCGCGACCCAG GTGATCCGAAGAACGCGTTCCTGATGCAGCTGGACGGAGCGCCGGCTAACCTGCGGCTGATCAAGGCGGACATGCTCGACTACGACACGGTGGCGGCGGCGTTCGCTGGCTGTCAGGGCGTCTTCCATGTCGCCACTCCGGTGCCCGAACATAAGATCGTTGATCCACAG AAAGAGATGATGGAACCTACTGTCAAGGGAACCATGAATGTACTCAAGGCTTCCTCAGCTATGAAAGTTCATAAACTTATTATGGTCTCATCCCTCGCCGCTTGTTGCTTTAATCCGGACTGGCCTCAAGATAAAATCAAAGACGAGAGTTGTTGGTCGGACAAAGAGTTCTGCAAGGAGAGTGAG gaCTGGTATTCTCTTGCCAAAACTGAAGCTGAAGAGATGGCCCTAAAATTTGGAGAGAAGAACGGTTTGCACGTCACCACACTTTTGCCTTCTCTGGTTTGTGGACCTCTGTTACAACATGTGGCGGTCAATACCACCAGCAAGGTTCTCCTTTACATCATAAAAG GAGGTCCTGACATGATTAACAACAAGTTCTACCCCATGGTAGACGTTCGGGATGTCGCTGAGGCAATGCTCTTGTTGTACAACAAGGCAGGGACATCCGAGAGATACTTATGCTCATTGGACCAAATGGACCTAAAGGATTTGCTGGGGATTATGAAGACCATGTTCCCTAACTACAGTTACGCAAACAA GATGGTTGATGTGGATTTTAACGTTACATTTACTTCTGATAAGCTCAAGAACTTAGGGTGGAAGCCAAGGAAGTTGGAGGAGATGCTCACGGAAAGCGTCAAGTCGTATGATAAAGCAGGTCTTCTCCGTGTTTCAGATGGCGAACCTTGCCGACTTCCCGTCTTCTTCCGTGCACCACCTGTCTAG